The window CGTCATGCGGACGGTGTGGCGAGCCAGCAGGCCGATGGCGGCGTCGTAGGAGCCCAGGTTGACGAGGAGGTCGCCCAGGGTGAGGATCGGCTCCGCGGGCACCTGGTCGGGATCGGCTCCGTCGATGGCTCGCAGCAGCAAGTCGCGGGCATCCTCGAGGTCGGAGCGATTGCGGGCCGCCTCGGCGGCATTCGTCAACGCCCGCAGGAGGCCCGCCCGATTGCCGGCGCGCTCGTGGTGCAGGGCCGCGAAGCGGGGAGCGTGCCGCTCGAGATGGTCCCCCGCTCGCTGGTGCAGCATGGAACGCCGGGCCGGCGCGAGGAGATCGCCCGCCAGGTCCCGGATCGCCGACTCCCGGAACCAGACGCCGGCCGGATCCGGATACAGCTGCGGCGCCCCGGAAAGGGCCGCCGCGCCGTCGGCGACGCCTGCGACGGCTGCCAGCGTCTCCAGGTCGAGAGGGCCGCCGACCACGGCCGCCGCGTCGATCAGGGCGCGCGCCGGCTCGGGCAGGGCCGCGAGGCCCTGCATGGCAAGGTCGCGCCAGGTGGCGCCCGGCTTCCACTCGCCGCGGAGAAGCCCGTCACCTATCGCTGCCAGCGCGGCGGGACTCCCGCCCGCGGCTTCCAGGGCGGCGGCGAGAAGATCGCCGGCCAAGGTCGTTTCGGTCCGATCGGCAAGGACCTGGATCGCCGCCGGATGGTCGAGAGGTTCCAGTAGCAGCGGCGTCGCCTCGCACGCCGCCTCGAGGCGAGCCACGTCGGCCTGCCTCGTATCGAGCACGCTACCGGCCAGCATGATGGGCGCTCCTTCGCGCCTGGCGGCCGCCACGAGGCCGGCGACCCATTCCGCCGAGACGGGATCCGCCTGGGAAACGTCATCGGCGATGAGCAGGAGAGGAGTCTTGCGGGCATCGGCCAGGACGAGGTCGGTCGCGAAGCGTAGCGCGGCGGCCTGCGGATCGCCCGGCGCGTCGAGGCGGCGCCGGCCATCCAGCCCGAACAGCAGCGACATGAGCGAGACCTCGTATGCCAGAGCGTCCCCATGGCTGCCGGTGAGAGCGGCCAGACGCGTCTCCAGAGGTTCGGGGATGGCGGGATCGAGGCCGAGACCCCGAGCGAGCAGGCTGGCGACCAGGCCGAGGGCCCCGGCGGTGGCGGGCAAGGGAGAAAGCTTGACGACGCGCGCCCCGGGCGTCTCACGCCGCACGAGATCCGCCAGCGCCGCGAGCAAAGCGGTGCGGCCCGCGCCGTGCGGCCCGACGAGGCACACCGCCCGGCCGGAGCCGGCGAGGGCCTCCCGCCATGCTCGGCCGAGGGCCAGGATATGCCCCTCGCGCCCCCGCAGGGGAGGGCCTGCCGTTTCCATGCCCGAATTGTCGCAGGAACGATCAAGCCGATCAAGGGTCCGATTGCCGGTGTAGATAAGCATGGGTTATGATCAAAGTAGCCTGTGCAAATCTAATCACGCCCCGACGTCAGG of the Candidatus Tanganyikabacteria bacterium genome contains:
- a CDS encoding tetratricopeptide repeat protein; this translates as METAGPPLRGREGHILALGRAWREALAGSGRAVCLVGPHGAGRTALLAALADLVRRETPGARVVKLSPLPATAGALGLVASLLARGLGLDPAIPEPLETRLAALTGSHGDALAYEVSLMSLLFGLDGRRRLDAPGDPQAAALRFATDLVLADARKTPLLLIADDVSQADPVSAEWVAGLVAAARREGAPIMLAGSVLDTRQADVARLEAACEATPLLLEPLDHPAAIQVLADRTETTLAGDLLAAALEAAGGSPAALAAIGDGLLRGEWKPGATWRDLAMQGLAALPEPARALIDAAAVVGGPLDLETLAAVAGVADGAAALSGAPQLYPDPAGVWFRESAIRDLAGDLLAPARRSMLHQRAGDHLERHAPRFAALHHERAGNRAGLLRALTNAAEAARNRSDLEDARDLLLRAIDGADPDQVPAEPILTLGDLLVNLGSYDAAIGLLARHTVRMTGAARSRALRTTGRALERKGEYPAAKAHHLEGLADPDLPAEQRTGLLADLAVILVRQGEYAEARRRAEEAIDANAEGAAGLELALACSVLGICHYRQGRFEEALQAHGQALELRERAGDLAGVASTLNNLGNVLSDSGNWDAALETFGRALALAEIAGDARTRTALHNNVAAVHLQRKDFPSAEAACHASLAAKTQAGETPGIGIALATMAAVDAGQGRLDAALARAEEAIGLLEGLGEREILADVRAAHGEILMRRGAFDAAWASLQRGLDLAEETGKATVVARLYRLYSELCQREGRLRESLAFAREAVFLNRQHRRPIELARSLRQLARAGGDPDGAAAREAADLLAGLGVSPGDDLASR